The following proteins are encoded in a genomic region of Micromonospora olivasterospora:
- a CDS encoding glycosyltransferase family 4 protein, with product METLAWRLATEWGTAVPEVRIVTTAIPGRPEPFTEDGVAVTPLPGTRPGRYSRAWWEASREHWRSLTDAPSVVFSVSAGAYSAVRDRARHPQVPFVLQVHGTSAMELGSKLRARTARSLAGAPKNAIGLVRDLARYRDFDRLVAVGENVVDSLAASPQNWSATPDKVHLIPNGVRAEDHAFDATARGRVRRALGIDEDTVVAGCVGRLHVQKRVDRAMHAAAVIRDRGLGDRFRFVVVGDGPDEGRLRGLARRLQIEDLVVFTGRVDAGDVRDYYSAADVSLLTTGRLEGLPMAVLEALACGLPCVVTAGSIRSEALNRVLHEVDPTDAGALADVVQKVAQERAPRTNLLPPSFLLDQCARDYLTDFAHLIALSRS from the coding sequence ATGGAGACCCTCGCCTGGCGGCTGGCCACCGAATGGGGCACGGCGGTTCCCGAGGTGCGGATCGTCACCACCGCCATTCCGGGCCGGCCCGAACCGTTCACCGAGGACGGCGTCGCGGTGACCCCCCTGCCTGGGACGCGGCCGGGCCGCTACTCCCGGGCTTGGTGGGAGGCGTCCCGGGAGCACTGGCGGTCGCTCACCGACGCGCCGAGCGTGGTCTTCTCGGTGAGCGCCGGCGCCTACTCGGCGGTCCGCGACCGGGCCCGACACCCGCAGGTGCCGTTCGTGTTGCAGGTCCACGGCACCTCCGCCATGGAACTCGGATCGAAGCTTCGGGCCCGTACCGCGCGGTCCCTGGCGGGCGCCCCCAAGAACGCGATCGGGTTGGTCCGCGACCTCGCCCGCTACCGCGATTTCGACCGGTTGGTCGCGGTCGGCGAGAACGTGGTCGATTCGCTGGCGGCGTCGCCGCAGAACTGGTCGGCGACGCCGGACAAGGTCCACCTGATCCCGAACGGTGTCCGCGCCGAGGACCACGCCTTCGACGCCACGGCCCGGGGCCGCGTCCGGCGGGCGCTCGGGATCGACGAGGACACCGTGGTGGCCGGCTGTGTCGGTCGCCTGCATGTGCAGAAGCGGGTCGACCGGGCCATGCACGCGGCCGCGGTGATCCGTGACCGTGGCCTCGGCGACCGCTTCCGGTTCGTCGTCGTGGGGGACGGCCCCGACGAGGGACGGCTGCGGGGCCTGGCCCGCAGGCTCCAGATCGAGGACCTCGTCGTCTTCACCGGGCGGGTGGACGCGGGCGACGTCCGCGACTACTACTCCGCGGCGGACGTGTCGCTGCTCACCACGGGACGACTGGAAGGGCTGCCGATGGCGGTGCTTGAGGCCTTGGCCTGCGGTCTTCCCTGTGTCGTCACGGCCGGGTCGATCAGGTCGGAGGCACTGAACCGGGTGCTTCACGAGGTCGACCCGACGGACGCCGGTGCGCTGGCCGACGTGGTGCAGAAGGTGGCCCAGGAGCGGGCACCGCGTACCAACCTGCTACCGCCGAGCTTCCTGCTCGACCAGTGCGCCCGGGACTACTTGACCGACTTCGCGCACCTCATCGCGCTCAGCCGGTCCTGA
- the rdgB gene encoding RdgB/HAM1 family non-canonical purine NTP pyrophosphatase — MNKVLLATRNRKKLIELQRILDGALGVHRIALLGLDDVEQYPELPETGLTFGENALIKAREGCRRTGLPTIADDSGIAVDALNGMPGVFSARWAGRHGDDQANLQLVLDQIADVPDEHRGAAFVCTVALVLPNGKEHLVDGRQAGRVLRAPRGEGGFGYDPIFLGDGQDRTNAELTPEEKDAVSHRGKALRELAKLVAKVLPPAP, encoded by the coding sequence ATGAACAAGGTCCTGCTCGCCACCCGTAACCGCAAGAAGCTCATCGAGCTGCAGCGGATCCTCGATGGCGCGCTCGGCGTGCACCGGATCGCCCTGCTCGGTCTCGACGATGTCGAGCAGTACCCGGAGCTGCCGGAGACGGGCCTGACCTTCGGCGAGAACGCGCTCATCAAGGCGCGGGAGGGCTGCCGGCGTACGGGCCTGCCGACCATCGCCGACGACTCCGGCATCGCGGTCGACGCGCTCAACGGCATGCCGGGGGTGTTCAGCGCCCGCTGGGCCGGCCGGCACGGCGACGACCAGGCCAACCTCCAGCTCGTGCTGGACCAGATCGCCGACGTGCCGGACGAGCACCGGGGCGCCGCCTTCGTCTGCACGGTGGCGCTGGTGCTGCCGAACGGCAAGGAGCACCTGGTCGACGGCCGCCAGGCCGGCCGGGTGCTGCGCGCCCCGCGCGGCGAGGGCGGTTTCGGGTACGACCCGATCTTCCTCGGTGACGGGCAGGACCGGACCAACGCGGAGCTGACCCCGGAGGAGAAGGACGCGGTCAGCCACCGCGGCAAGGCGCTGCGCGAGCTGGCCAAGCTGGTCGCGAAGGTCCTCCCCCCGGCGCCCTGA
- a CDS encoding lipid II flippase MurJ has translation MARVFFRLVLGGIAGKILGLLREVLLAALFGAGRVVAANRIALTATLIPINFFTADALSAGFLPLYVQYRQERPAMAQALFRTVHLLLAAFSLALVVALLFGRDVWVGLLGPGLDPNTADIAATMLAIAALGVPFYVLYNLYTLVGLANDDVRLINLRPSCQSIGLIGATVIAYLTGHVSVLAWGFTVPYVMLWCWGAYSIRRQGYLREGDEHGPRQPDRAAAKVALGMFWRRLRPLLLIPVILQGSIAVERAVGSLLGVEVVAATEYARFVVDSCMALLAAPLGLAGLASFAKMKASEVGDGLRRMIPPVILVAIPLALVLSVNSREIVTLLYARGQFDDRAVDISSVMLLGFALGIWAQVLGYTFVKVLNARGANFQVAIVMALSFGVPIGINLLTYRHWGAFTLGAASSVGGLLMFVASAAWLRVLGFSTRLLAIALPGAAAAAAVGYLLSGTGVLRLAASCAAILLVWALYVAAVPQLRRTFLSFLLKKLGRGTSETPKDDLVTIKSAPVRPGDQVRSQ, from the coding sequence ATGGCCAGAGTCTTCTTCCGTCTGGTCCTCGGCGGCATCGCGGGCAAGATCCTCGGGCTGCTCCGCGAGGTGCTGCTGGCCGCGCTCTTCGGAGCGGGGCGGGTCGTAGCGGCCAACCGGATCGCGCTGACGGCGACGCTGATCCCCATCAACTTCTTCACCGCCGACGCGCTCTCGGCGGGCTTTCTGCCGCTGTACGTGCAGTACCGCCAGGAACGGCCGGCGATGGCGCAGGCGCTCTTCCGCACGGTCCACCTGCTGCTGGCGGCGTTCTCCCTGGCCCTCGTCGTGGCGCTCCTCTTCGGCCGCGACGTATGGGTGGGACTCCTGGGCCCGGGGCTGGACCCGAACACGGCGGACATCGCCGCGACCATGCTGGCCATCGCCGCGCTGGGCGTACCGTTCTACGTCCTCTACAACCTGTACACGCTGGTCGGCCTGGCGAACGACGACGTCCGTCTGATCAACCTGCGGCCCTCCTGCCAGAGCATCGGGCTGATCGGCGCGACGGTGATCGCGTACCTGACCGGACACGTCTCCGTGCTCGCCTGGGGCTTCACGGTGCCGTACGTAATGCTGTGGTGCTGGGGCGCCTACTCGATCCGTCGGCAGGGCTATCTGCGCGAGGGTGACGAGCACGGCCCCCGACAGCCGGATCGGGCCGCCGCGAAGGTGGCGCTCGGGATGTTCTGGCGCCGGCTCCGGCCGCTCCTGCTGATCCCCGTGATCCTCCAGGGGTCGATCGCCGTCGAGCGGGCCGTCGGCTCGCTGCTCGGTGTGGAGGTGGTCGCGGCGACCGAGTACGCGCGCTTCGTGGTCGACTCCTGCATGGCCCTGCTCGCGGCTCCGCTGGGCCTGGCCGGTCTGGCGTCGTTCGCGAAGATGAAGGCTAGCGAGGTGGGCGACGGGCTCCGCCGCATGATCCCGCCGGTGATCCTGGTGGCCATTCCCCTCGCGCTGGTTCTGTCGGTCAACAGCCGGGAGATCGTGACCCTCCTGTATGCCCGGGGCCAGTTCGACGACCGTGCCGTCGACATCTCGTCGGTGATGCTCCTGGGCTTCGCCCTCGGCATCTGGGCGCAGGTGCTCGGCTACACCTTCGTCAAGGTGCTCAACGCTCGGGGCGCGAACTTCCAGGTCGCGATCGTGATGGCGCTCTCCTTCGGCGTCCCGATCGGGATCAATCTCCTGACGTACCGCCACTGGGGCGCGTTCACCCTCGGTGCCGCCTCGTCCGTGGGCGGGCTGCTGATGTTCGTCGCGTCGGCCGCGTGGTTGCGGGTGTTGGGATTCAGCACCCGCCTGCTCGCCATCGCGCTGCCCGGCGCGGCCGCCGCTGCCGCCGTCGGATACCTGCTGTCCGGCACCGGCGTGCTACGCCTGGCCGCCTCGTGCGCGGCGATCCTGCTGGTCTGGGCGCTGTACGTGGCGGCCGTGCCGCAGCTCCGCCGGACGTTCCTGTCCTTCCTCCTGAAGAAGCTGGGCCGCGGGACGAGCGAGACCCCCAAGGACGACCTGGTGACGATCAAGTCAGCACCCGTGAGGCCCGGCGATCAGGTGAGGAGCCAGTGA
- a CDS encoding acyltransferase family protein — translation MTVHAGGIAGPDAMVKQELPRQGHGQRPSEITPSRRDVQGQQRRGRLYVLDLLRFFAAISVLGFHVFVDNDNRGAWGAGVEEIFGGALVTVFRYGWMGVEFFFVISGFVICMSCWGRSVTDFAVSRVTRLMPAYVFAVLVTSAALTLWPLETGRPQPSHVLINATMLQTFVGITNIDSVYWTLFIELKFYLLFAIVVWFGLTYRRVVLFCALWMVAALYAEHSQLRPLIQFVESGFAPYFVAGIALYLIHRFGPNLVLWGILGTSMVIGLITLGRRVAGQNAERPVISFEVALPIMFLFYGLMIAVALGWFSWVKWRGLTVIGALTYPVYLMHMQLSRIAVDRLHDTVSPWVLLAGVVTGVLLLAYLTHRFVEKPVARVLRQKLREGFAQIRGGSDDNEHRNDRRMAKIDQRSAPARSPRTDAESVA, via the coding sequence GTGACTGTGCACGCCGGTGGCATTGCCGGACCCGACGCGATGGTGAAGCAGGAGCTTCCGCGTCAGGGACACGGACAGCGTCCCTCCGAGATCACGCCGTCACGCCGGGATGTCCAGGGACAGCAGAGGCGCGGCCGGCTCTACGTGCTGGACCTGCTGCGCTTCTTCGCCGCAATTTCGGTCCTCGGCTTTCACGTCTTCGTCGACAACGACAATCGTGGGGCCTGGGGGGCCGGGGTCGAGGAGATCTTCGGTGGCGCTCTGGTCACCGTCTTCCGGTACGGCTGGATGGGCGTCGAGTTCTTCTTCGTCATCAGCGGCTTCGTCATCTGCATGAGCTGCTGGGGCCGGTCGGTCACCGACTTCGCGGTGTCGCGGGTGACCCGCCTCATGCCGGCGTACGTCTTCGCGGTCCTTGTCACGTCCGCCGCGCTCACCCTCTGGCCGCTCGAGACCGGCCGGCCGCAACCGTCGCACGTGCTGATCAACGCGACGATGCTGCAGACGTTCGTCGGGATCACGAACATCGACTCGGTGTACTGGACCCTCTTCATCGAGCTGAAGTTCTACCTGCTCTTCGCAATCGTCGTCTGGTTCGGCCTGACCTACCGCCGGGTCGTCCTCTTCTGCGCCCTGTGGATGGTCGCCGCCCTGTACGCGGAGCACTCGCAGCTCCGGCCACTGATCCAGTTCGTGGAGTCGGGATTCGCCCCGTACTTCGTCGCCGGCATCGCGTTGTACCTGATCCACCGGTTCGGGCCGAACCTCGTGCTGTGGGGAATCCTCGGCACGTCGATGGTCATCGGCCTGATCACACTCGGCCGGCGCGTCGCGGGGCAGAACGCGGAGCGGCCGGTGATCTCCTTCGAGGTCGCCCTGCCGATCATGTTCCTCTTCTACGGGCTGATGATCGCGGTGGCGCTCGGCTGGTTCTCCTGGGTGAAGTGGCGTGGGCTGACCGTGATCGGCGCGCTCACGTATCCGGTCTACCTGATGCACATGCAACTCAGCCGGATCGCCGTGGACCGGCTGCACGACACGGTGTCGCCCTGGGTGCTGCTGGCTGGTGTGGTGACCGGTGTGCTCCTGCTCGCCTATCTCACGCACCGCTTCGTGGAGAAGCCGGTCGCCAGGGTGCTGCGCCAGAAGTTGCGGGAAGGCTTCGCGCAGATCCGCGGCGGGTCGGACGACAACGAGCACCGAAACGATCGCCGGATGGCGAAGATCGATCAACGAAGCGCTCCGGCCCGGTCCCCACGGACGGACGCCGAGAGTGTGGCATGA
- a CDS encoding allantoate amidohydrolase, giving the protein MSEDLTARFRKLWDEIAPVGRDARSGGYLRYAFTEPELTLRDWFREQAERRGMPVTADGNGNLFARWGDPAAGDAVLTGSHFDSVPHGGAYDGPLGIVSAFLAVDELRAAGAAPVRPLVVAAFAEEEGARFGVPCLGSRLLTGALDPGRAAGLRDADGVSLAKALGDRPAGARPDLIAGWSAFVELHVEQGRALVERAAPVAVASAIWPHGRWRFDFTGEGNHAGTTRMADRRDPMLTYAFTVLAANKEARLRGAHATVGRVAVESNATNAIPARVTGWLDARAAEPETLTGLVEAVRAKAAERARRDGTEVALTEESATPLVAFDGGLADRLAALLAAPVLPTGAGHDAGVLAGHLPTAMLFVRNPTGVSHAPGEAATDADCAAGVAALARVLGDLTRA; this is encoded by the coding sequence GTGAGCGAGGATCTGACCGCCCGGTTCCGCAAGCTCTGGGACGAGATCGCGCCGGTCGGGCGGGACGCCCGAAGCGGCGGCTACCTGCGGTACGCGTTCACGGAGCCGGAGCTGACGCTGCGCGACTGGTTCCGGGAGCAGGCGGAACGCCGGGGCATGCCGGTCACCGCCGACGGCAACGGCAACCTGTTCGCCCGCTGGGGCGATCCGGCCGCCGGGGACGCGGTGCTGACCGGCAGCCACTTCGACTCGGTGCCGCACGGCGGGGCGTACGACGGGCCACTCGGGATCGTCAGCGCGTTCCTCGCCGTGGACGAGCTGCGGGCCGCCGGGGCCGCCCCGGTCCGGCCGCTGGTGGTGGCCGCGTTCGCGGAGGAGGAGGGCGCCCGGTTCGGCGTACCGTGTCTGGGGTCACGGCTGCTCACCGGGGCGCTGGACCCGGGCCGCGCGGCCGGCCTGCGCGACGCCGACGGGGTGAGCCTGGCCAAGGCGCTGGGCGACCGCCCGGCGGGCGCCCGGCCCGACCTGATCGCCGGCTGGTCGGCGTTCGTGGAGCTGCACGTCGAGCAGGGCCGTGCGCTGGTCGAGCGGGCCGCGCCGGTCGCGGTGGCCAGCGCGATCTGGCCGCACGGCCGCTGGCGCTTCGACTTCACCGGCGAGGGAAACCACGCCGGTACGACCCGGATGGCCGACCGCCGCGACCCCATGCTCACGTACGCGTTCACGGTGCTCGCGGCGAACAAGGAGGCCCGGCTGCGCGGCGCGCACGCCACGGTGGGGCGGGTGGCCGTCGAGTCGAACGCCACCAACGCGATCCCGGCGCGGGTGACGGGCTGGCTGGACGCCCGGGCGGCGGAGCCGGAGACGCTGACCGGCCTGGTCGAGGCGGTGCGCGCCAAGGCGGCCGAACGGGCGCGGCGGGACGGCACGGAGGTCGCCCTGACCGAGGAGTCGGCGACCCCGCTGGTCGCCTTCGACGGCGGGCTGGCCGACCGCCTGGCGGCGCTGCTCGCCGCGCCGGTGCTGCCCACCGGGGCGGGCCACGACGCCGGGGTGCTGGCCGGGCACCTGCCCACCGCGATGCTGTTCGTGCGCAACCCGACCGGGGTGTCGCACGCGCCGGGCGAGGCGGCCACCGACGCCGACTGCGCCGCCGGGGTGGCCGCCCTGGCCCGCGTTCTCGGGGACCTGACACGTGCGTGA
- a CDS encoding MBL fold metallo-hydrolase, with product MRLTVLGCAGSFPGPESPCSAYLVEAEGFRLLIDFGPGALSTLQRYAGLHAPDAILLTHLHCDHMLDAVSYVVVRRYAPDGPYPPLPVYAPPGAPDRLAAAYGQEGSTVEDVYQFYGLQPGTFPIGPFTVTVDRMNHPIETYGVRLEHDGRVLCYSADTAPCEALLRLAQGADVFLCEASYLDGVENPPDLHLTGREAGEAATKAGVGRLLLTHLVAAWGSEAMTVEAAGAAFAGPVEVVRPGAAYDV from the coding sequence ATGCGACTGACCGTCCTGGGCTGCGCCGGTAGCTTCCCCGGCCCCGAGTCTCCGTGTTCGGCCTATCTGGTCGAGGCCGAGGGCTTCCGGCTTCTGATCGATTTCGGTCCCGGCGCCCTGTCCACCCTCCAGCGGTACGCCGGGCTGCACGCCCCGGACGCCATCCTGCTGACCCACCTGCACTGCGACCACATGCTCGACGCCGTGTCGTACGTCGTGGTGCGCAGGTACGCCCCGGACGGCCCGTACCCGCCCCTGCCCGTGTACGCGCCCCCCGGCGCGCCGGACCGGCTCGCCGCCGCGTACGGGCAGGAGGGCAGCACGGTCGAGGACGTGTACCAGTTCTACGGCCTGCAGCCCGGCACCTTTCCGATCGGCCCGTTCACGGTCACCGTGGACCGGATGAACCATCCGATCGAGACGTACGGGGTGCGGCTGGAGCACGACGGCCGGGTGCTCTGCTACTCCGCCGACACGGCGCCCTGCGAGGCGCTGCTGCGGCTGGCCCAGGGCGCCGACGTCTTCCTCTGCGAGGCCAGCTATCTCGACGGGGTGGAGAACCCGCCGGACCTGCACCTGACCGGCCGGGAGGCCGGCGAGGCGGCCACCAAGGCGGGAGTCGGGCGGCTGTTGCTGACCCACCTGGTGGCCGCGTGGGGCAGCGAGGCGATGACCGTGGAGGCGGCCGGAGCGGCGTTCGCCGGCCCAGTCGAGGTGGTTCGCCCGGGCGCCGCGTACGACGTCTGA
- the rph gene encoding ribonuclease PH: MARPDGRRPDQLRPVTLTRGWSTHPEGSVLVEFGGTRVLCTASVTEGVPRWRKGSGLGWVTAEYAMLPRATNTRSDRESVKGRVGGRTHEISRLIGRSLRASVDLKALGENSIVLDCDVLQADGGTRTAAITGAYVALHDAVTWLAERKALAGKVERVMHRSVAAVSVGVIAGEPRLDLCYEEDVVAEVDMNVVCTGTGDFVEVQGTGESGVFARDRLDALLDLAVAGCAELAEAQRKALS, encoded by the coding sequence ATGGCGCGACCTGACGGGCGGCGGCCCGACCAACTCCGACCGGTGACGCTGACCCGGGGCTGGAGCACCCACCCGGAGGGCTCCGTGCTCGTCGAGTTCGGCGGGACGCGGGTGCTCTGCACGGCCAGCGTCACCGAGGGGGTGCCCCGCTGGCGCAAGGGCTCCGGGCTCGGCTGGGTCACCGCCGAGTACGCGATGCTGCCCCGGGCCACGAACACCCGCTCCGACCGGGAGAGCGTCAAGGGCCGGGTCGGCGGGCGTACGCACGAGATCTCCCGACTGATCGGGCGCAGCCTGCGGGCCAGCGTCGACCTCAAGGCCCTCGGCGAGAACTCGATCGTGCTCGACTGCGACGTGCTCCAGGCCGACGGCGGCACCCGTACGGCGGCCATCACCGGCGCGTACGTGGCGCTGCACGACGCGGTGACCTGGCTGGCCGAGCGCAAGGCGTTGGCCGGCAAGGTGGAGAGGGTGATGCACCGGTCGGTCGCCGCGGTGAGCGTCGGCGTCATCGCCGGCGAGCCGCGCCTCGATCTCTGCTACGAAGAGGACGTGGTGGCCGAGGTGGACATGAACGTGGTCTGCACCGGCACCGGCGACTTCGTCGAGGTGCAGGGGACGGGGGAGTCCGGCGTCTTCGCCCGGGACCGGCTCGACGCCCTGCTCGACCTGGCCGTCGCCGGCTGCGCGGAACTGGCCGAAGCCCAGCGGAAGGCTCTTTCGTGA
- a CDS encoding glycosyltransferase produces MALVHEWFGATGGSENVFRQISDLLPHAERFVLWKDHDATEPNLRESWLSRTPLRHTKAGALPMMPLVWRTLSRERFDVVISSSHAFAHTVQLGSPEQTRYLSYVHSPARYVWSPDFDGRGSSPLLALPRRILQSADVRLSRHVHSYAANSQEVRARIARYWRRDAVVINPPVDVDYFASAPAADQGQTRDYLLGMGRWIPYKNFDLIIQIADAAGLPVVIAGSGPEEAALRRAAERVRVPVTFEVRPSKERLRQLYWGARALLFPVHEDFGIIPVEAQACGTPVVGLRRGGLLETVVDGETGFLVDSLDPRSFVPPVHQLRELSPDRVRAHAAGFSEQQFAARMAAWIADALR; encoded by the coding sequence GTGGCGCTCGTCCACGAGTGGTTCGGCGCCACGGGTGGCTCGGAAAACGTCTTCCGGCAGATCAGTGACCTTCTGCCGCACGCGGAGCGCTTCGTGCTCTGGAAGGACCACGACGCCACCGAGCCCAACCTTCGGGAGTCGTGGCTGTCGCGGACGCCGCTGCGGCATACGAAGGCGGGGGCATTGCCGATGATGCCCCTGGTCTGGCGGACCCTCAGCCGCGAGCGGTTCGACGTCGTCATCTCCTCCAGCCACGCGTTCGCCCACACCGTGCAACTCGGTTCACCCGAGCAGACCCGTTACCTGAGCTACGTCCACTCCCCCGCGCGTTACGTCTGGAGTCCGGACTTCGACGGTCGGGGATCCAGCCCGCTGCTGGCGTTGCCTCGGCGCATCCTGCAGAGCGCCGACGTCCGGCTCAGCCGCCACGTGCACAGCTACGCCGCGAACTCGCAGGAGGTGCGGGCGCGGATCGCCCGCTACTGGCGGCGCGACGCGGTCGTCATCAATCCGCCGGTGGACGTCGACTACTTCGCCTCCGCACCTGCCGCTGACCAGGGCCAGACGCGTGACTACCTGCTCGGCATGGGGCGGTGGATCCCGTACAAGAACTTCGATCTGATCATCCAGATCGCCGACGCGGCCGGTCTCCCGGTGGTGATCGCCGGTTCGGGGCCCGAGGAGGCGGCCCTCCGACGCGCCGCGGAGCGGGTCCGCGTGCCCGTCACGTTCGAGGTCCGGCCCTCGAAGGAGCGGCTGCGCCAGCTCTACTGGGGCGCGAGGGCCCTGCTGTTCCCGGTCCACGAGGATTTCGGCATCATCCCGGTCGAAGCCCAGGCATGCGGCACACCGGTGGTGGGCCTGCGCCGGGGCGGCCTGCTGGAGACCGTCGTCGACGGCGAAACCGGGTTCCTCGTCGATTCCCTCGACCCGCGCAGCTTCGTTCCTCCGGTCCACCAGCTGCGTGAGCTGTCACCAGACCGAGTCCGGGCGCACGCCGCCGGCTTTTCCGAGCAACAGTTCGCCGCGCGCATGGCGGCGTGGATCGCCGACGCCCTGCGATGA